A window of the Citrus sinensis cultivar Valencia sweet orange chromosome 9, DVS_A1.0, whole genome shotgun sequence genome harbors these coding sequences:
- the LOC102627536 gene encoding small acidic protein 1 produces the protein MRPMQMEFFGDMEDQGATVAMDVDDVDPLEIFGEGVISIDNKLADADFFNKFEDDFDDADIN, from the coding sequence atgaggccGATGCAGATGGAATTCTTCGGAGATATGGAGGATCAGGGAGCCACGGTAGCGATGGACGTTGACGACGTCGACCCACTGGAGATCTTCGGCGAGGGCGTCATCTCCATCGACAACAAGCTCGCCGACGCCGACTTTTTCAACAAGTTCGAGGACGATTTCGATGATGCCGACATCAATTAA
- the LOC102627249 gene encoding uncharacterized protein LOC102627249 isoform X1, with the protein MASLQDHSMKLQVCPSYLPSLPRFHQLQCLNFPQKPFSGKVKLVFPCPESYKTKGDKVYSVCCFCKTKDAEIDKVEDKEQDERPPFDINLAVILAGFAFEAYTTPSESVGRKEVDAAGCKIVYLSESFVREIYDGQLFIKLKKGFHLPAMDPWGTSDPYVIMELDGQVVKSNVKWGTKEPTWNEDFTINIKLPATRSLKIAAWDANFVTPHKRMGNAGLNLESLCDVCVLLGDSHEVLLELEGMGGGGTLQLEVSYKSFDEIQEEKKWWKLPFVSEFLKKNGFESALKMVGGSEGVSARQFVDYAFGQLKSFNDAYILKDQSSSSGDLQIEGEEKSENGAVVSDMPSKMESSSDISVNNTGSNEESNVEEIYTHKAAMDEGDTSEVMAQVTETKKSDKQFWKNFADIVNQNVVQKLGLPVPEKLKWDAFDLLNRAGLQSQKIAEANYVESGLATPQVQDVDNDKASGSSTSNAIQSALPDIKKATKDLLKQTDSVLGALMVLTTAVSQLNKDETKGESSSEVEDDASRYLLSEKLPRSIDGSMLDEKKAEEMKALFSTAETAMEAWAMLASSLGHPSFIKSEFEKICFLDNESTDTQVAIWRDSAWRRLVVAFRGTEQTSWKDLRTDLMLAPVGLNPERIGGDFKQEVQVHGGFLSAYDSVRIRIISLLKLSIGFKDDSAGPLDKWHVYVTGHSLGGALATLFALELSSSQLAKQGAIFVTMYNFGSPRVGNKRFADVYNEKVKDSWRVVNPRDIIPTVPRLMGYCHVAQPVYLVAGELKDALAAMEVLKDGYQGDVIGEATPDVLVSEFMKGEKELIEKILQTEINIFRAIRDGSALMQHMEDFYYISLLENVRKYYQPAAVSQSEESSA; encoded by the exons ATGGCTTCCCTTCAAGATCACAGCATGAAGTTACAAGTCTGTCCCAGTTACCTACCCTCTTTGCCCAGGTTTCACCAGCTTCAGTGTCTCAACTTCCCTCAGAAACCATTTTCTGGGAAAGTTAAGTTGGTCTTCCCTTGCCCAGAAAGCTATAAAACCAAAGGGGATAAGGTTTACTCGGTTTGCTGTTTTTGCAAAACAAAGGATGCTGAGATTGATAAGGTTGAAGATAAAGAACAAGATGAAAGGCCACCGTTTGATATTAATCTTGCTGTTATTCTTGCTGGGTTTGCATTTGAGGCTTACACAACCCCTTCT GAGAGTGTTGGGAGAAAAGAAGTTGATGCTGCAGGTTGCAAGATTGTGTATCTCTCTGA GTCTTTTGTGCGTGAGATATATGATGGCcaattatttataaagttgAAGAAGGGTTTTCATCTACCTGCCATGGATCCTTGG GGAACAAGCGATCCTTATGTGATCATGGAATTAGATGGTCAGGTAGTCAAAAGTAATGTTAAATGGGG GACGAAGGAGCCGACATGGAATGAAGACTTTACTATTAACATTAAGCTGCCTGCGACGAGAAGTCTTAAG ATTGCAGCTTGGGATGCCAACTTTGTTACTCCTCATAAACGCATGGGCAACGCAGGCTTAAATCTGGAGAGCCTCTGTGATG TATGTGTTTTGTTAGGAGATTCACATGAAGTGCTGTTGGAGTTGGAAGGAATGGGGGGTGGTGGAACGTTACAGCTAGAG GTCAGTTATAAAAGTTTTGATGAAATTCAAGAGGAAAAGAAGTGGTGGAAGCTCCCCTTCGTGTCTgaatttcttaagaaaaatgGTTTTGAGTCTGCTCTGAAGATGGTTGGTGGTTCTGAGGGTGTGTCAGCTCGTCAGTTTGTAGATTATGCTTTTGGGCAATTGAAATCATTCAATGATGCCTATATTTTGAAGGATCAGTCTTCAAGCAGTGGTGATCTTCAAATAGAAGGTGAAGAAAAATCTGAGAATGGTGCTGTTGTGTCAGATATGCCTTCTAAGATGGAGAGCAGTTCAGACATCTCTGTGAACAACACAGGCAGCAATGAAGAGAGCAATGTGGAAGAAATTTACACTCACAAAGCTGCTATGGATGAAGGAGATACCTCTGAAGTGATGGCACAAGTTACTGAAACTAAGAAATCTGATAAACAATTCTGGAAGAACTTTGCTGATATTGTCAATCAAAATGTTGTTCAGAAACTTGGTCTCCCTGTAccagaaaaattaaagtgggATGCATTTGACTTGTTAAATAGAGCTGGCTTACAGTCACAGAAAATAGCAGAAGCAAACTATGTTGAATCAGGGCTGGCAACACCACAAGTTCAGGATGTTGATAATGATAAAGCAAGTGGCTCATCAACCAGTAATGCAATTCAGTCTGCACTTCCAGACATTAAGAAGGCGACAAAGGATTTATTAAAGCAAACTGATTCTGTTTTAGGAGCATTAATGGTTTTAACTACAGCTGTTTCTCAATTGAATAAGGATGAAACTAAAGGAGAATCTTCTTCCGAAGTAGAAGATGATGCTTCACGATATCTTCTGAGTGAGAAGTTACCTAGATCAATTGATGGTTCAATGTTGGATGAAAAGAAAGCGGAGGAGATGAAAGCACTCTTTTCTACTGCAGAAACTGCCATGGAGGCTTGGGCAATGCTTGCTTCTTCACTGGGTCATCCAAGTTTTATCAAGTCtgaatttgagaaaatttgTTTCCTAGATAATGAATCCACAGATACTCAG GTAGCAATTTGGCGTGATTCTGCATGGAGAAGATTGGTTGTTGCCTTTAGAGGGACAGAACAA ACAAGCTGGAAGGACTTGCGAACCGATCTGATGCTAGCTCCAGTTGG GCTAAACCCTGAAAGGATTGGTGGGGACTTCAAGCAAGAAGTTCAG GTTCATGGTGGTTTTTTAAGTGCATATGATTCAGTCAGAATAAGGATCATCTCCCTGTTAAAACTGTCAATAGGTTTTAA AGATGATAGTGCTGGACCATTGGACAAGTGGCATGTTTATGTGACTGGTCATAGTTTGGGTGGTGCATTAGCCACCCTCTTTGCCCTTGAACTTTCATCAAGTCAATTAGCAAA GCAAGGAGCAATATTTGTGACCATGTATAACTTTGGATCTCCTAGAGTTGGTAACAAAAGATTTGCTGATGTTTATAATGAG AAAGTTAAAGATAGCTGGAGAGTTGTAAATCCCAGAGACATAATACCAACAGTTCCGCGCTTGATGGGCTATTGCCATGTTGCTCAGCCCGTGTATCTGGTTGCTGGAGAGCTAAAAGATGCTTTG GCTGCTATGGAGGTTTTAAAAGATGGTTATCAAGGTGACGTGATTGGGGAGGCCACACCTGATGTTCTCGTCAGTGAATTT ATGAAAGGTGAGAAGGAACTTATTGAAAAGATATTGCAAACTGAGATAAATATATTTCGTGCAATTCGAGATGGAAGCGCACTTATGCAGCATATGGAGGATTTCTATTACATATCACTCTTAGAG aaTGTGAGAAAATATTACCAACCTGCAGCTGTGTCTCAGAGTGAAGAAAGCAGCGCTTGA
- the LOC102627249 gene encoding uncharacterized protein LOC102627249 isoform X2 yields MASLQDHSMKLQVCPSYLPSLPRFHQLQCLNFPQKPFSGKVKLVFPCPESYKTKGDKVYSVCCFCKTKDAEIDKVEDKEQDERPPFDINLAVILAGFAFEAYTTPSESVGRKEVDAAGCKIVYLSESFVREIYDGQLFIKLKKGFHLPAMDPWGTSDPYVIMELDGQVVKSNVKWGTKEPTWNEDFTINIKLPATRSLKIAAWDANFVTPHKRMGNAGLNLESLCDGDSHEVLLELEGMGGGGTLQLEVSYKSFDEIQEEKKWWKLPFVSEFLKKNGFESALKMVGGSEGVSARQFVDYAFGQLKSFNDAYILKDQSSSSGDLQIEGEEKSENGAVVSDMPSKMESSSDISVNNTGSNEESNVEEIYTHKAAMDEGDTSEVMAQVTETKKSDKQFWKNFADIVNQNVVQKLGLPVPEKLKWDAFDLLNRAGLQSQKIAEANYVESGLATPQVQDVDNDKASGSSTSNAIQSALPDIKKATKDLLKQTDSVLGALMVLTTAVSQLNKDETKGESSSEVEDDASRYLLSEKLPRSIDGSMLDEKKAEEMKALFSTAETAMEAWAMLASSLGHPSFIKSEFEKICFLDNESTDTQVAIWRDSAWRRLVVAFRGTEQTSWKDLRTDLMLAPVGLNPERIGGDFKQEVQVHGGFLSAYDSVRIRIISLLKLSIGFKDDSAGPLDKWHVYVTGHSLGGALATLFALELSSSQLAKQGAIFVTMYNFGSPRVGNKRFADVYNEKVKDSWRVVNPRDIIPTVPRLMGYCHVAQPVYLVAGELKDALAAMEVLKDGYQGDVIGEATPDVLVSEFMKGEKELIEKILQTEINIFRAIRDGSALMQHMEDFYYISLLENVRKYYQPAAVSQSEESSA; encoded by the exons ATGGCTTCCCTTCAAGATCACAGCATGAAGTTACAAGTCTGTCCCAGTTACCTACCCTCTTTGCCCAGGTTTCACCAGCTTCAGTGTCTCAACTTCCCTCAGAAACCATTTTCTGGGAAAGTTAAGTTGGTCTTCCCTTGCCCAGAAAGCTATAAAACCAAAGGGGATAAGGTTTACTCGGTTTGCTGTTTTTGCAAAACAAAGGATGCTGAGATTGATAAGGTTGAAGATAAAGAACAAGATGAAAGGCCACCGTTTGATATTAATCTTGCTGTTATTCTTGCTGGGTTTGCATTTGAGGCTTACACAACCCCTTCT GAGAGTGTTGGGAGAAAAGAAGTTGATGCTGCAGGTTGCAAGATTGTGTATCTCTCTGA GTCTTTTGTGCGTGAGATATATGATGGCcaattatttataaagttgAAGAAGGGTTTTCATCTACCTGCCATGGATCCTTGG GGAACAAGCGATCCTTATGTGATCATGGAATTAGATGGTCAGGTAGTCAAAAGTAATGTTAAATGGGG GACGAAGGAGCCGACATGGAATGAAGACTTTACTATTAACATTAAGCTGCCTGCGACGAGAAGTCTTAAG ATTGCAGCTTGGGATGCCAACTTTGTTACTCCTCATAAACGCATGGGCAACGCAGGCTTAAATCTGGAGAGCCTCTGTGATG GAGATTCACATGAAGTGCTGTTGGAGTTGGAAGGAATGGGGGGTGGTGGAACGTTACAGCTAGAG GTCAGTTATAAAAGTTTTGATGAAATTCAAGAGGAAAAGAAGTGGTGGAAGCTCCCCTTCGTGTCTgaatttcttaagaaaaatgGTTTTGAGTCTGCTCTGAAGATGGTTGGTGGTTCTGAGGGTGTGTCAGCTCGTCAGTTTGTAGATTATGCTTTTGGGCAATTGAAATCATTCAATGATGCCTATATTTTGAAGGATCAGTCTTCAAGCAGTGGTGATCTTCAAATAGAAGGTGAAGAAAAATCTGAGAATGGTGCTGTTGTGTCAGATATGCCTTCTAAGATGGAGAGCAGTTCAGACATCTCTGTGAACAACACAGGCAGCAATGAAGAGAGCAATGTGGAAGAAATTTACACTCACAAAGCTGCTATGGATGAAGGAGATACCTCTGAAGTGATGGCACAAGTTACTGAAACTAAGAAATCTGATAAACAATTCTGGAAGAACTTTGCTGATATTGTCAATCAAAATGTTGTTCAGAAACTTGGTCTCCCTGTAccagaaaaattaaagtgggATGCATTTGACTTGTTAAATAGAGCTGGCTTACAGTCACAGAAAATAGCAGAAGCAAACTATGTTGAATCAGGGCTGGCAACACCACAAGTTCAGGATGTTGATAATGATAAAGCAAGTGGCTCATCAACCAGTAATGCAATTCAGTCTGCACTTCCAGACATTAAGAAGGCGACAAAGGATTTATTAAAGCAAACTGATTCTGTTTTAGGAGCATTAATGGTTTTAACTACAGCTGTTTCTCAATTGAATAAGGATGAAACTAAAGGAGAATCTTCTTCCGAAGTAGAAGATGATGCTTCACGATATCTTCTGAGTGAGAAGTTACCTAGATCAATTGATGGTTCAATGTTGGATGAAAAGAAAGCGGAGGAGATGAAAGCACTCTTTTCTACTGCAGAAACTGCCATGGAGGCTTGGGCAATGCTTGCTTCTTCACTGGGTCATCCAAGTTTTATCAAGTCtgaatttgagaaaatttgTTTCCTAGATAATGAATCCACAGATACTCAG GTAGCAATTTGGCGTGATTCTGCATGGAGAAGATTGGTTGTTGCCTTTAGAGGGACAGAACAA ACAAGCTGGAAGGACTTGCGAACCGATCTGATGCTAGCTCCAGTTGG GCTAAACCCTGAAAGGATTGGTGGGGACTTCAAGCAAGAAGTTCAG GTTCATGGTGGTTTTTTAAGTGCATATGATTCAGTCAGAATAAGGATCATCTCCCTGTTAAAACTGTCAATAGGTTTTAA AGATGATAGTGCTGGACCATTGGACAAGTGGCATGTTTATGTGACTGGTCATAGTTTGGGTGGTGCATTAGCCACCCTCTTTGCCCTTGAACTTTCATCAAGTCAATTAGCAAA GCAAGGAGCAATATTTGTGACCATGTATAACTTTGGATCTCCTAGAGTTGGTAACAAAAGATTTGCTGATGTTTATAATGAG AAAGTTAAAGATAGCTGGAGAGTTGTAAATCCCAGAGACATAATACCAACAGTTCCGCGCTTGATGGGCTATTGCCATGTTGCTCAGCCCGTGTATCTGGTTGCTGGAGAGCTAAAAGATGCTTTG GCTGCTATGGAGGTTTTAAAAGATGGTTATCAAGGTGACGTGATTGGGGAGGCCACACCTGATGTTCTCGTCAGTGAATTT ATGAAAGGTGAGAAGGAACTTATTGAAAAGATATTGCAAACTGAGATAAATATATTTCGTGCAATTCGAGATGGAAGCGCACTTATGCAGCATATGGAGGATTTCTATTACATATCACTCTTAGAG aaTGTGAGAAAATATTACCAACCTGCAGCTGTGTCTCAGAGTGAAGAAAGCAGCGCTTGA